The Clostridium chauvoei genome has a window encoding:
- a CDS encoding Nif3-like dinuclear metal center hexameric protein — MKKVKDIMSEMEKLAPTYLKEDFDNVGLMLGDKNQEVKKVLVALDCTLEVIEEAKSLKVDMILTHHPLIFRKPNSITTETLLGKKIIELIKNNISLYSSHTNLDSAEEGLNKNIVDMLGFKSDELLEINKKNSNAGLGRVVRLDKEIEVMDLVDIVKEKLNIDNLRISIGNEKIRNIAIINGSGQDFINRAVEKGVNCIITGDTTYHYASDYKEMGVSILDIGHFSSEWLVFLKTIEKVINNFKDVEFITSKIVKDPYTFV; from the coding sequence ATGAAAAAAGTTAAAGATATTATGAGTGAAATGGAAAAATTAGCTCCTACATATTTAAAAGAAGATTTTGATAATGTGGGGTTAATGCTTGGAGATAAAAATCAAGAAGTTAAAAAGGTTTTAGTAGCTTTAGATTGTACTTTAGAGGTTATAGAAGAAGCAAAGAGTCTAAAGGTTGATATGATACTTACTCACCATCCTCTTATCTTTAGAAAGCCAAATAGCATTACTACAGAAACATTACTAGGAAAGAAAATAATAGAGCTTATAAAAAATAATATAAGTTTATACTCTAGTCACACTAATTTAGATTCTGCAGAAGAAGGATTAAATAAAAATATAGTTGATATGTTAGGATTTAAATCAGATGAATTATTAGAAATAAATAAGAAAAATTCTAATGCAGGACTTGGAAGAGTAGTGAGATTAGATAAAGAGATAGAAGTAATGGATTTAGTAGATATAGTAAAAGAAAAATTAAATATAGACAATTTAAGAATTTCTATTGGAAATGAAAAGATAAGAAATATAGCTATAATTAATGGAAGTGGGCAAGATTTCATTAATAGAGCTGTAGAAAAAGGAGTTAACTGTATTATTACAGGAGATACTACTTATCATTACGCTTCTGATTATAAAGAAATGGGAGTATCGATTTTAGATATTGGACATTTTTCTTCTGAATGGTTAGTTTTTTTAAAGACAATAGAAAAAGTAATAAATAATTTTAAAGATGTTGAGTTTATAACATCAAAGATAGTTAAAGATCCCTATACTTTTGTATAG
- a CDS encoding tRNA (adenine(22)-N(1))-methyltransferase, with translation MELSKRLNFIINKLDKVESLIDVGTDHGYIPIYALKNGLCDKAIASDVNKEPLDKARLNAVLEGVGEELDFRLGNGLSVIKEKEAQAVIIAGMGGNLIRDILEDSIGIVNELDYLVLQPAQNPEVLREYLYTNDYEIIQEDLCLDEGKYYELFKVKRKDGENTILDNIYYEISPKLLMEKHPLMKEYLSYKLDQYNKIVSFITDDTPSANSRKEELTEKISVLSNMINFL, from the coding sequence ATGGAATTAAGCAAAAGATTAAATTTTATTATAAATAAATTAGATAAAGTAGAATCCCTAATAGATGTAGGAACAGATCATGGATACATCCCTATATATGCATTGAAAAATGGTTTATGTGATAAAGCTATAGCATCTGACGTAAATAAAGAACCTCTTGATAAAGCTAGGCTTAATGCTGTTCTAGAAGGGGTGGGAGAAGAACTAGATTTTAGATTAGGAAATGGATTAAGTGTAATAAAAGAAAAAGAAGCTCAAGCTGTTATTATAGCTGGAATGGGTGGGAATTTAATAAGAGATATACTAGAAGATAGTATAGGTATAGTAAATGAATTAGACTACTTAGTACTTCAACCAGCACAAAATCCAGAAGTATTAAGAGAATACTTATATACTAATGATTATGAAATAATACAAGAAGATTTGTGCTTAGATGAAGGTAAATACTATGAATTATTTAAGGTTAAGAGAAAAGATGGGGAAAATACTATCTTAGATAATATATATTATGAAATAAGTCCTAAATTATTAATGGAAAAACATCCTTTAATGAAGGAATATTTAAGTTATAAATTAGATCAATATAATAAGATAGTGAGTTTTATAACTGATGATACACCATCAGCAAATTCAAGAAAAGAAGAATTAACTGAAAAAATTTCAGTATTATCAAATATGATTAATTTTTTATAA
- the rpoD gene encoding RNA polymerase sigma factor RpoD, whose amino-acid sequence MVDQKTKAKQGKKNNEDKNNKMAVVKNLLDKGKKTGTLTYKQIMDEVEHIDLGPEQIEKIYEVLESMGIEVLGEVNAVEEVEEEEIDVSVPEGIAIDDPVRMYLKEIGKVPLLSSEDEINLALRIEEGDQYAKKKLAEANLRLVVSIAKRYVGRGMLFLDLIQEGNLGLIKAVEKFDYRKGFKFSTYATWWIRQAITRAIADQARTIRIPVHMVETINKLIRVQRQLLQELGRDPFPEEISKVMDLPVDKVREIQKIAQEPVSLETPIGEEEDSHLGDFIPDDDAPAPAEAAAFTMLKEQLINVLDTLTPREEKVLRLRFGLDDGRARTLEEVGKEFNVTRERIRQIEAKALRKLRHPSRSKKLKDYLD is encoded by the coding sequence ATGGTAGATCAAAAAACTAAAGCTAAACAAGGCAAAAAGAATAACGAGGATAAGAATAATAAAATGGCAGTAGTTAAAAACCTACTGGATAAAGGTAAGAAAACTGGTACATTAACATATAAACAAATAATGGATGAAGTTGAACATATAGATTTAGGACCAGAACAAATAGAAAAGATATATGAAGTTCTAGAATCAATGGGAATAGAAGTATTAGGTGAGGTAAATGCTGTAGAAGAGGTTGAGGAAGAGGAAATAGATGTTTCAGTTCCAGAAGGTATAGCTATAGATGATCCTGTTAGAATGTACTTAAAAGAAATAGGGAAGGTTCCTCTTTTATCATCAGAAGATGAAATTAATTTAGCATTAAGAATAGAAGAAGGAGACCAATATGCAAAGAAAAAATTAGCAGAGGCTAATTTAAGATTGGTTGTTAGTATAGCTAAAAGATATGTAGGAAGAGGTATGTTATTCCTAGATTTAATACAAGAGGGAAACCTTGGATTAATAAAAGCTGTAGAAAAATTTGATTATAGAAAAGGCTTTAAATTTTCAACGTATGCTACATGGTGGATTAGGCAAGCAATTACTAGAGCTATAGCAGATCAAGCTAGAACTATAAGAATACCTGTTCATATGGTTGAAACTATAAATAAACTTATAAGGGTTCAAAGACAATTACTTCAAGAATTAGGTAGAGATCCATTCCCAGAAGAAATTTCAAAAGTTATGGATTTACCTGTAGACAAAGTTAGAGAAATACAAAAAATTGCTCAAGAACCAGTTTCACTTGAAACTCCAATAGGTGAAGAAGAAGATTCACACTTAGGAGATTTCATTCCAGATGATGATGCACCAGCACCAGCTGAAGCAGCTGCATTTACAATGTTAAAAGAACAATTAATAAATGTTTTAGATACATTAACTCCAAGAGAAGAAAAAGTATTAAGATTGAGATTCGGTTTAGATGATGGAAGAGCTAGAACTCTAGAAGAAGTAGGAAAAGAATTTAATGTAACTAGAGAAAGAATAAGACAAATAGAAGCAAAAGCCCTTAGAAAACTTAGACATCCATCAAGAAGTAAAAAATTAAAAGATTATTTAGATTAG
- the dnaG gene encoding DNA primase, giving the protein MQISEEILEKIKEQNDIVDVISESVRLKRSGRNFSGLCPFHNEKTPSFSVSQDKQIYKCFGCGEAGNVITFVMKTKNLPFVDAVKYLGERVNITIEDGNKGKSPITKKKEMLYNVNVEAARFFFRNLMSTSEAKDYFLNRGIKEETMKRFGLGFAKESWNNLLLYLRKRGFNEEILLEAGLVSTSQKTGNKYDRFRNRVIFPVFDYRGKVIGFGGRVLDDSKPKYLNSPETLVFQKGTNLYGLNFAIKSNLKERYFIIVEGYMDLITLHQYGITNVVASLGTALTTNQARLLKRYADKVIISYDADIAGQTATLRGLEILKDAGFEVRVLNIPQGKDPDEFVRSNGKEAFKNLIKNAEPLIDYRLKRAEEGINFKESDSLAKYGKRVTNILAKLNPVEKDVYVKKISENTGIREQALYDLLSSEMTKNINNDKFMNNKEYNGTKLYVEPGFLKAERSLMKLMLEDDYFEYIINILKEEDLILEEHKEIFSIIKDGKMGRINNIMSFVESKCNNVKTLEELVKIKEHNVFKVNDSKKLIKDFIKQIDNYKLNLRLEDLKKQQKLLEAEGKIEESIHIAIELTKIAELLKRGVRE; this is encoded by the coding sequence TTGCAGATTTCTGAAGAAATTTTAGAAAAGATAAAAGAGCAAAATGATATAGTAGATGTTATATCAGAGTCTGTAAGACTTAAACGATCAGGTAGAAATTTTTCAGGGTTATGTCCCTTTCATAATGAAAAAACCCCGTCTTTTTCTGTATCTCAAGATAAACAAATATATAAATGTTTTGGATGTGGAGAAGCTGGAAATGTAATTACTTTTGTTATGAAAACTAAAAATCTACCTTTTGTAGATGCTGTAAAATATTTAGGAGAGAGAGTTAATATAACAATAGAGGACGGTAATAAAGGAAAGAGTCCTATAACTAAGAAGAAAGAGATGCTTTATAATGTTAACGTAGAAGCAGCTAGATTCTTCTTTAGAAATTTAATGAGCACTTCAGAAGCTAAAGATTATTTTTTAAATCGTGGTATTAAAGAAGAAACTATGAAGAGATTTGGACTAGGATTTGCAAAAGAAAGTTGGAATAATTTGCTTTTATACTTAAGAAAAAGAGGATTCAATGAGGAAATATTATTAGAAGCAGGATTAGTATCAACATCTCAAAAAACTGGAAATAAATATGATCGATTTAGAAATAGAGTTATTTTCCCTGTATTTGATTATAGGGGGAAGGTAATAGGATTTGGTGGAAGGGTGCTAGACGATTCAAAACCTAAATATTTAAATTCACCAGAAACTCTAGTTTTTCAAAAAGGAACTAATTTATATGGCTTAAATTTTGCTATTAAAAGCAATTTGAAGGAACGATACTTTATTATAGTAGAAGGATATATGGATTTAATAACTTTGCATCAATATGGGATTACAAATGTTGTAGCTTCATTAGGAACAGCATTAACTACTAATCAAGCAAGGCTTTTAAAAAGATATGCAGATAAAGTTATAATTTCTTATGATGCAGATATAGCAGGACAAACAGCAACGTTAAGAGGATTGGAAATATTAAAAGATGCAGGATTTGAAGTTAGAGTTTTAAATATTCCACAAGGTAAGGATCCTGATGAATTTGTAAGAAGTAATGGAAAAGAAGCATTTAAAAATTTAATAAAAAATGCTGAGCCATTAATTGATTATAGATTAAAGAGAGCTGAAGAGGGAATAAATTTTAAAGAAAGCGATTCTCTTGCTAAATATGGTAAAAGGGTTACCAATATTTTAGCTAAATTAAATCCTGTGGAAAAAGATGTCTATGTTAAAAAAATTTCAGAGAATACTGGTATAAGAGAGCAAGCTTTATACGACTTATTATCAAGTGAAATGACAAAAAACATAAATAATGATAAATTTATGAATAATAAGGAATATAATGGAACAAAATTATATGTAGAGCCTGGTTTTTTAAAGGCGGAGAGATCTTTAATGAAATTAATGCTTGAAGACGACTATTTTGAATACATTATTAATATTTTAAAAGAAGAGGATTTAATATTAGAAGAACATAAAGAAATATTCTCCATTATTAAAGATGGTAAAATGGGAAGAATAAATAATATAATGAGCTTTGTAGAATCAAAATGTAATAATGTTAAGACTTTAGAGGAATTAGTGAAAATAAAAGAGCATAATGTTTTTAAGGTGAATGATAGCAAAAAATTAATTAAGGATTTTATAAAACAAATAGATAATTATAAATTAAACCTAAGATTAGAGGATTTAAAAAAACAACAAAAATTACTAGAGGCAGAAGGGAAGATTGAAGAGTCTATTCATATCGCTATTGAATTAACTAAGATAGCAGAATTATTGAAAAGAGGTGTGAGAGAATAG
- a CDS encoding deoxyguanosinetriphosphate triphosphohydrolase, with amino-acid sequence MNVREKIESFENLTLIPEATHSVQSLGRERKEDLDTIRTCFMVDRDRIVHCKSFRRLKHKTQVYIKTFGDHYRTRLTHTLEVSQVARSIGVGIGLNENLIEAIALGHDLGHVAFAHNGEEVLNEFLKDGFRHNEQSVRVVKKLEKNGMGLNLTEEVLDGILNHSALGKFDNKSKTLEGRVVKISDKIAYLNHDIDDSIRAGLLKEYDLPVDIRKTLGSTSSERIDTLVLDVINNTTKSLESGVVDISLSKEVWEAMTELRKYMFKNIYLGDFLSSEREKAKFILVQLIEHYCKYPEKLPDTYKKILESEGLERAVADYIAGMSDDYCLNCFNRIFVPKFVIY; translated from the coding sequence ATGAATGTAAGGGAAAAAATAGAGAGTTTTGAAAACTTGACATTAATACCAGAAGCAACTCACAGTGTACAAAGTCTTGGAAGAGAAAGGAAAGAAGATTTGGATACTATAAGAACGTGTTTTATGGTAGATAGAGATAGAATAGTTCACTGTAAATCTTTTAGAAGATTAAAACATAAAACCCAAGTTTATATAAAAACCTTTGGAGATCATTATAGAACTAGACTAACTCATACCTTAGAGGTTTCGCAAGTTGCAAGAAGTATAGGAGTTGGGATAGGATTAAATGAAAATTTAATAGAAGCTATAGCTTTAGGTCATGATTTAGGACATGTAGCTTTTGCTCATAATGGAGAAGAAGTATTAAATGAATTCCTTAAAGATGGATTTAGACACAATGAGCAAAGTGTAAGAGTTGTTAAAAAGCTTGAAAAGAATGGCATGGGATTAAACTTAACCGAGGAAGTGCTAGATGGTATTTTAAATCATAGTGCTCTTGGAAAATTTGATAATAAATCTAAGACTTTAGAAGGTAGAGTAGTTAAAATAAGTGATAAAATTGCATATTTAAATCATGATATAGATGATTCTATAAGAGCAGGATTATTAAAAGAGTATGATTTGCCAGTAGATATTAGAAAAACTTTAGGGTCTACTAGCTCAGAAAGAATTGATACATTAGTTTTAGATGTAATAAATAACACTACAAAGAGTTTGGAAAGTGGAGTAGTTGATATATCTTTAAGCAAGGAAGTTTGGGAAGCTATGACAGAACTTAGAAAGTATATGTTCAAAAACATATACTTAGGAGACTTTTTAAGCTCTGAAAGAGAAAAAGCCAAGTTTATATTAGTTCAATTAATTGAGCATTATTGTAAATATCCCGAAAAACTACCAGATACTTATAAGAAGATTTTAGAAAGTGAAGGGTTAGAAAGAGCTGTAGCAGATTATATTGCAGGTATGAGTGACGATTATTGTTTGAATTGCTTTAATCGTATTTTTGTACCAAAGTTTGTAATTTATTAG
- a CDS encoding CotS family spore coat protein: MGNTNYKKNSREELLSLDKIKAFILPNYELEYANVTMVKFKDTEKQRAVYKIDYKGKNYCLKKVYYDEANLLYVYSAMEWLYRNSILVPKLLPTINGHRYVMYSDMLFILTPWLEGDKCNFDNMHHLQLSAKTLGTLHKVSRNFTPIEGSCLRKGLEDYHLSVYKHFNQLLNAVNSAHKYNDKFSNIFLANLDENLRLAKLSVEISSSIKLDELSSSLCHGDYVNKNIIIDNNNVCIIDFDKCKLDYSAHDLAYFLRRLLKRENTNWNIEITTYVIDSYLYSNNLTESDLKYILAYIAFPQKYWKLSRDYYKNIKKCNKTSFVHLLEKGLSKTSNQLEFVYEMMKVFKDKYNITF, from the coding sequence ATGGGAAATACTAATTATAAAAAAAATTCCAGAGAAGAATTGTTATCTCTCGATAAAATAAAGGCATTTATCTTACCAAACTATGAACTTGAATATGCTAATGTTACAATGGTGAAATTTAAAGATACCGAAAAACAAAGGGCTGTTTACAAAATAGACTATAAAGGTAAAAATTATTGTTTAAAAAAAGTGTATTATGATGAAGCTAATCTTCTATATGTTTACTCTGCTATGGAATGGCTCTATAGGAATTCTATTTTAGTTCCTAAATTACTTCCTACTATTAATGGTCATAGATATGTTATGTACTCTGATATGCTATTTATTTTAACCCCTTGGTTAGAAGGCGACAAATGCAACTTCGACAATATGCATCATTTACAACTTTCTGCTAAAACACTAGGTACATTACATAAAGTTTCTAGAAACTTTACTCCAATAGAGGGTAGCTGTTTAAGAAAAGGCTTAGAAGATTATCATCTATCTGTATATAAGCATTTTAATCAGTTATTAAATGCTGTAAATAGCGCACATAAATATAACGATAAATTTTCTAATATTTTTCTTGCTAACTTAGATGAAAACTTAAGGTTAGCTAAACTTTCAGTCGAAATATCTTCTTCGATTAAATTGGATGAACTTTCCTCTTCCCTTTGTCATGGAGATTATGTAAATAAAAATATTATAATTGATAATAATAATGTTTGTATCATAGACTTTGATAAATGTAAGCTAGATTACTCTGCTCATGATTTAGCATATTTCCTAAGACGTTTACTTAAAAGAGAAAATACCAATTGGAATATCGAAATAACTACATATGTAATCGATAGTTATTTATATTCTAATAATTTAACTGAATCTGATTTAAAATATATTTTAGCTTATATTGCTTTTCCTCAAAAATACTGGAAATTATCTAGAGATTACTATAAAAATATAAAGAAATGTAATAAAACCTCTTTTGTTCATTTATTAGAAAAAGGCCTTAGTAAGACAAGTAATCAACTTGAATTTGTATATGAAATGATGAAGGTTTTTAAAGATAAGTATAATATAACTTTTTAA
- the ppdK gene encoding pyruvate, phosphate dikinase, with product MERKKYVYLFSEGNGSMKNLLGGKGANLSEMILLGIPVPQGFTVTTEACNKYYEDGKIISEDIISEIHEKIGQLEEITGKKFGSLTNPLLVSVRSGARVSMPGMMDTVLNLGLNDQSVETMAKLTGNPRFAYDSYRRFIQMFSDVVMNIEKRLFENLIDELKEEKGVEFDTELTAEDLKVLIVKYKELYKKERGEEFPQDPKHQLIEAITAVFRSWDNPRAIVYRRLNDIPGEWGTAVNVQEMVFGNKGETSGTGVVFSRDPANGENKIYGEYLMNAQGEDVVAGIRTPLPIARLEEQNPAIYKQFTEIVNKLEHHYKDMQDMEITIEEGKLYFLQTRNGKRTAQAALKIAVDLVEEGMLTKEEAILKVEPHQLDTLLHPAFHTDELKKATPIAKGLPASPGAACGKIAFTAEEAKERKEKGEKVVLVRLETSPEDIEGMIAAEGILTVRGGMTSHAAVVARGMGTCCVAGCGDLKISEVNKTLEVNGKIYGDNDYISIDGTTGNIYGEAVKTVTPEISGNFAKFMGWADEIRKLKVRTNADTPRDTKQAVEFGAQGIGLCRTEHMFFAEDRIMAVREMIVAKNEEQRRKALEKLLPMQREDFIGIYEALEGMPATIRFLDPPLHEFLPHSDEDIESLAKEMGLTFEELKATVESLHEFNPMMGHRGCRLAVSYPEIAEMQTRAVIEAAIEVKNNKGYDVVPEIMIPLVGEIKELKYVKDIVVKTAESVMDEHGVKLEYKVGTMIEIPRAALTADAIAKEAEFFSFGTNDLTQMTFGFSRDDAAKFLADYYDKKIYEQDPFAKLDQTGVGQLVKLAVEKGKSVRPDIKLGICGEHGGDPSSVEFCHNIGLDYVSCSPFRVPLARLAAAQAQVKNKR from the coding sequence ATGGAAAGAAAGAAGTACGTTTACCTTTTTAGTGAGGGCAATGGGTCTATGAAGAACCTTCTAGGAGGTAAAGGAGCAAATTTATCAGAAATGATTTTACTAGGGATTCCAGTACCACAAGGATTTACAGTTACAACAGAAGCGTGTAATAAGTACTATGAAGATGGAAAAATAATATCAGAAGATATTATTTCAGAAATTCATGAAAAAATTGGACAATTAGAGGAAATCACAGGAAAGAAATTTGGTAGTTTAACAAATCCGTTATTAGTATCAGTAAGATCTGGAGCTAGAGTATCAATGCCAGGTATGATGGATACTGTATTAAATCTTGGATTAAATGATCAGTCAGTAGAAACTATGGCTAAACTAACTGGTAATCCAAGATTTGCATACGATTCATATAGAAGATTTATTCAAATGTTTTCAGATGTTGTTATGAACATAGAAAAAAGACTATTTGAAAATTTAATAGATGAATTAAAAGAAGAAAAAGGAGTAGAGTTTGATACTGAATTAACAGCAGAAGACTTGAAAGTTTTAATAGTCAAATATAAGGAATTATATAAAAAAGAAAGAGGCGAAGAATTCCCTCAAGATCCAAAACATCAATTAATAGAAGCTATTACAGCTGTATTTAGATCATGGGATAATCCAAGAGCTATAGTATATAGAAGATTAAATGATATTCCAGGGGAATGGGGTACAGCAGTAAACGTGCAAGAAATGGTTTTTGGTAATAAGGGAGAAACTTCAGGAACAGGAGTTGTATTCTCAAGAGACCCAGCAAATGGGGAAAATAAAATATATGGGGAATACTTAATGAATGCACAAGGCGAAGATGTTGTTGCAGGTATTAGAACTCCACTTCCAATTGCTAGATTAGAAGAACAAAACCCAGCAATATATAAACAATTCACAGAAATTGTTAACAAGTTAGAGCATCATTATAAAGATATGCAAGACATGGAAATAACTATTGAAGAAGGTAAGCTTTACTTCTTACAAACAAGAAATGGTAAGAGAACAGCTCAAGCTGCATTAAAGATTGCTGTTGATTTAGTTGAAGAAGGAATGTTAACAAAGGAAGAAGCTATATTAAAAGTTGAGCCACATCAACTAGATACATTACTTCATCCTGCATTCCATACAGATGAATTAAAGAAAGCTACACCAATTGCCAAAGGACTTCCAGCATCTCCAGGAGCAGCATGTGGTAAAATTGCATTTACAGCTGAAGAAGCTAAGGAAAGAAAAGAAAAAGGTGAAAAAGTAGTTTTAGTAAGACTTGAAACTTCACCAGAAGATATAGAAGGAATGATTGCAGCAGAAGGTATATTAACAGTAAGAGGGGGTATGACTTCTCATGCAGCTGTTGTAGCTAGAGGAATGGGAACATGCTGTGTTGCAGGATGTGGAGATCTTAAAATAAGTGAAGTAAATAAGACATTAGAAGTTAACGGAAAGATTTATGGAGATAATGATTATATTTCAATAGATGGTACTACAGGAAATATCTATGGAGAAGCAGTCAAAACAGTTACACCAGAGATATCAGGAAATTTTGCTAAATTTATGGGTTGGGCTGATGAAATTAGAAAGTTAAAAGTTAGAACTAATGCAGATACTCCAAGAGATACAAAACAAGCTGTTGAGTTTGGAGCGCAAGGTATAGGTTTATGTAGAACTGAGCATATGTTCTTTGCAGAAGATAGAATAATGGCAGTTAGAGAAATGATAGTTGCTAAAAATGAAGAGCAAAGAAGAAAAGCTTTAGAAAAATTACTTCCAATGCAAAGAGAAGATTTTATAGGAATTTATGAAGCTTTAGAAGGAATGCCAGCTACTATAAGATTCTTAGATCCACCACTACATGAATTCTTACCTCATAGTGATGAAGATATAGAATCATTAGCTAAAGAGATGGGATTAACATTTGAAGAACTTAAAGCTACTGTAGAGAGTCTACATGAGTTCAATCCAATGATGGGACATAGAGGATGTAGATTAGCAGTATCTTATCCGGAAATAGCAGAGATGCAAACTAGAGCGGTAATTGAAGCTGCAATAGAAGTTAAGAACAATAAAGGTTATGATGTAGTTCCAGAAATAATGATTCCTTTAGTAGGTGAAATAAAAGAATTAAAATATGTTAAAGATATAGTTGTTAAAACAGCAGAATCTGTAATGGATGAACATGGAGTTAAATTAGAATATAAAGTTGGTACAATGATAGAAATTCCAAGAGCTGCATTAACTGCAGATGCAATTGCAAAAGAAGCTGAATTCTTCTCATTTGGTACAAATGATTTAACTCAAATGACATTTGGATTCTCAAGAGATGATGCAGCTAAGTTCTTAGCAGACTATTATGATAAGAAAATTTATGAGCAAGACCCATTTGCTAAACTAGATCAAACAGGAGTTGGTCAATTAGTTAAATTAGCAGTGGAAAAGGGTAAATCAGTAAGACCAGATATTAAACTTGGAATTTGTGGAGAGCATGGTGGAGATCCATCATCAGTTGAATTCTGTCACAATATAGGATTAGATTATGTTTCATGTTCACCATTTAGAGTTCCACTTGCAAGACTTGCAGCTGCACAAGCTCAAGTTAAAAATAAGAGATAA
- a CDS encoding helix-turn-helix transcriptional regulator, protein MKLSQRQEEIIKIVKEGQPVTSESLAEKLGVTRAALRADLAILTMIGVLDARPKVGYIYQGEPHNTSVLENISKVIAGEIMSKPVTVSEETTVYDAIVYLFLNDVGTLFVESNGMLVGAVSRKDFLKIAIGGTDIHKVPIGVIMTRMPNIVCGYAEDSAYSLAQKIIEHEIDSIPIVEKVENLNDTKNQLRIIGKISKTNITKLFVKLGERN, encoded by the coding sequence GTGAAATTATCACAGAGGCAAGAAGAAATAATAAAAATTGTAAAAGAAGGACAGCCTGTTACAAGTGAATCACTAGCAGAAAAATTAGGAGTTACTAGGGCCGCTCTTAGAGCTGACTTAGCAATACTTACAATGATAGGTGTTTTAGATGCCAGACCTAAAGTAGGTTATATTTATCAAGGCGAACCGCATAATACTAGCGTGTTGGAAAATATATCTAAAGTTATAGCTGGTGAAATAATGTCAAAACCTGTAACGGTAAGCGAAGAAACTACAGTGTATGATGCAATCGTATACTTGTTTTTAAATGATGTAGGGACATTATTTGTAGAAAGTAATGGAATGTTAGTGGGTGCGGTATCTCGAAAGGATTTTCTTAAAATAGCCATAGGGGGAACTGATATCCATAAAGTTCCAATTGGTGTAATAATGACGAGAATGCCTAATATAGTTTGTGGTTATGCAGAAGACAGTGCATATAGCCTTGCTCAAAAAATTATAGAACATGAAATTGATAGTATTCCGATAGTGGAGAAAGTTGAAAATCTTAACGATACGAAAAATCAGTTGAGGATAATAGGGAAAATATCTAAAACTAACATAACAAAACTTTTTGTTAAGTTAGGAGAGAGAAACTAA
- a CDS encoding DUF4342 domain-containing protein — MGITLEKVDKVKERTGATYAEAKHALEINNSDILDAIIYLEEVKNIKSEMITELPNGKKEQKNYESLDELKVWLKELINRGNVTRIRISKDEKEIVDIPVNAGIAAGVIAIIIPQILAFGLIAAVVTQLKIEITMADGSVEVVNKYVSKAVDDIKDVATDVASKVKNKVNGVTSDIVKTNKDINKSSDLNENVYSYTVKFDNED, encoded by the coding sequence ATGGGAATTACATTAGAAAAAGTAGATAAGGTGAAAGAAAGAACTGGTGCGACTTATGCAGAAGCAAAGCACGCATTAGAAATTAATAATAGTGATATTCTAGATGCTATAATATATTTAGAAGAAGTAAAAAATATTAAATCAGAGATGATAACAGAGTTACCTAATGGGAAAAAAGAACAAAAAAACTATGAATCATTAGATGAACTAAAAGTTTGGTTGAAAGAATTAATAAATAGAGGAAATGTAACACGTATAAGAATATCAAAAGATGAAAAAGAAATTGTAGATATTCCTGTAAATGCAGGTATAGCAGCAGGTGTAATTGCTATTATAATACCACAAATTTTAGCATTTGGATTAATAGCAGCAGTAGTTACACAACTAAAGATTGAAATAACTATGGCGGATGGGTCTGTAGAAGTAGTTAATAAATATGTTTCAAAAGCCGTAGATGATATTAAAGATGTGGCAACAGATGTAGCGAGTAAAGTTAAAAATAAAGTAAATGGAGTAACATCTGATATAGTTAAGACTAATAAAGATATAAATAAATCTTCAGATTTAAATGAAAATGTATATAGTTACACAGTAAAATTTGATAACGAGGATTAA